The nucleotide sequence AGGTTTCCCTTATAAGCCTTTTATCCGATGAAATGCATATTTTTATCGATGAAATACAAGAATATCTTCAATTTCCGGCTTTCACAACAAGATCTAGGTATTACACAACAAAATTCCAAAATTCACATTTCTACAACATACTTTTGAGCTGATAAAGAGTCCCAAATCTTATCATTACATATATAAAAAGGCTGTGCAAATTAATTGTATTGCCTTTTTTATTTTAAATCTTACTTTCGGCAAAAATTGTAGGATAAAATAATGGTTAACTTGCACACAAATCCATTAATTTGGTTTGAGCGATTATCAGCCAATTTATGATGATGGTAATTAGACATATGCGGGGTACAACAATAACCCTGCTTTGGCGTTTCTAGTATTGAGTGCCAATTTGCTAAAGGTTTAAAAATTATTAAAAAGACCAAAAGGATATAGAATATTAAGACAACAATTGAACAATGGTGAAGTCTTTTAATAAAATGTTTGTTTCATTAATGATTTGTTCATTGTGTTTTTGGTATTCGTCTGCCCAAGACCCTTCTACCAAACCCGATTATTTTAAGGAGTTCCAAAATAAGAAGGGAGTACAGGAAAGATTTGATTATTTCTTTGGCGTCCCCAATCGCTATCTAGAGGATTCGGCCTATGACTGGCAAGCAGCGGTAAACATTTATCACAACAATGCCCAAAAAGTAAAGGATTCAACAAGCATAACCAAATATGAGCTTATGCAATCCCAACTTTATTATGATATTGGCGACTTTAGCAAAAGTGTGGCCATTGCAAACCAATTGTACAAGAAGATTGATTATTTGGATATGCAATCCAAAAAAATCCTTTTAGATCTTATTGATAACAACTATGCTAAACTGGGGCTATACGATCGGCAATTTGAAATAAGAAATGAGAAAAAGAACTTAGGCATTACAGATAAGGTTATTTTCTATGATATCTACTCCAACCTTGGACTCCATAGAAAGGCAATGGACGACTATATCAAGGACAAGCTGAAAACCATAAGGGAAGACGATTATTTTGGCCAGGCAGAATATCAGAGCAATGTTGGGAACTATCTTCTTTTGGATATGTCCATTCCCACTGCCTTAACCTATTACAAAAAGGCAAAGGGTTTTATTGATGTCTACCTCAATGATATTAGTAGGGAGAAAACCGATCAAGAAATTAGCAAAGGCAATTTGTTGAAGGCCATTATAGAAGGAAACATAGGTAAATGCCATGCACTGCTCAAGGAATATGATATTGCCATTCCATTTTTGGAAAATTCCATTAACTTGATCAATGAGTACAACAAGGGTAAATTCTCGTCTGATAAGGTAGAAAACACCTTGGAATTGGCGGATTGTTATTTGCAGAAAGAAGACTACGAGAAGGCCAAGGAATATCTTTTGGATGGGCAAGATCCTCTGAAAATAGAAAATATACTTAGGAGGAACAGATTATTGGCAGCCTATTATGACCGTATAGGTGATTATAAAAATTCGGTCGACTATTTAAAAAGAAACGTACGCATAAGGGATTCCTTAAATAGAAATGAATCCTCCATGAAGAAGCAGCAGTTGGCTGCAGTGGCCGGACAAGAGATAGAGTACTCCAAAAAAATGATGGAGCAGCAGAAAAAGGATTTGGAACAATCCCGAAGCGATTTGCAGGCCAAAGAAGAAAGAATAAACATTGTTTTTATTTCGTTGATATTTACGCTTTTGGGATTTGCAGGCCTGGTTTTTGCCTATTTGAAAAGTATTAAGAACCAAAGACTCATAGCCGATCAAAAGCGCATTATAGAGGCTTCACTGGTTGAAAAGGATTCACTTTTAAAAGAAATTCACCACAGGGTAAAAAATAACCTTCAAATGGTCTCCAGCCTGCTTAGCCTACAGACAAAAAACACCCGCAGTAAAGCAGCTATAGAAGCATTGGAAGAGGGCAAGAGCAGGGTAAAGGCGATGGCACTTATCCATCAAAAATTATATCAGAACGACGATCTCTCCGTGATAGAAATGCAGGGATATATAGAAAGTCTTATTAATAGTGTACAATCGGTCTACAAAAAAGGTGGCCACAATATAAATATTACCATTGATGCCGAAGGCGTTGAATTGGATATTGATAGGGCAATTCCCTTTGGCCTTATTCTGAATGAACTGGTATCCAATTCCTTTAAATATGCCTTCCCTGATGATGACGAAAATGGAAAAATTTATATCCATTTGAGGAAAAATGGGGGACAGGGCTATTTTGAGTACACAGATAATGGGGTAGGACTGCCAGAGGATACGGATGACAGGGCTAATTCCTCCATGGGAATCAGGTTAATGAATCGACTGGTAAATCAGCTTCAATCTACTTTAAATATCGACAAAACATCGGAAGGAGTTCGTTTTTGGTTCAATTTTAAATAAATTTGAATAAAAACAGTTCAACTTATGAAAATTACTTCTTTAGGCCATTCCTCTTTACTCATTGAAACTGGTGGAAAAAGGTTACTGGTAGATCCGTTTATTACAGGAAATGATAAAGTCGATGGAAAAATCGACATTAAAGATCTAAAACCCGATTACATCTTGGTTACCCACGCCCATCAAGACCATACCTTGGATGTTGAGGAAATTGGAAAAATGAGCAAAGCCACAGTGGTAAGCAATTTTG is from Arenibacter algicola and encodes:
- a CDS encoding sensor histidine kinase, whose protein sequence is MICSLCFWYSSAQDPSTKPDYFKEFQNKKGVQERFDYFFGVPNRYLEDSAYDWQAAVNIYHNNAQKVKDSTSITKYELMQSQLYYDIGDFSKSVAIANQLYKKIDYLDMQSKKILLDLIDNNYAKLGLYDRQFEIRNEKKNLGITDKVIFYDIYSNLGLHRKAMDDYIKDKLKTIREDDYFGQAEYQSNVGNYLLLDMSIPTALTYYKKAKGFIDVYLNDISREKTDQEISKGNLLKAIIEGNIGKCHALLKEYDIAIPFLENSINLINEYNKGKFSSDKVENTLELADCYLQKEDYEKAKEYLLDGQDPLKIENILRRNRLLAAYYDRIGDYKNSVDYLKRNVRIRDSLNRNESSMKKQQLAAVAGQEIEYSKKMMEQQKKDLEQSRSDLQAKEERINIVFISLIFTLLGFAGLVFAYLKSIKNQRLIADQKRIIEASLVEKDSLLKEIHHRVKNNLQMVSSLLSLQTKNTRSKAAIEALEEGKSRVKAMALIHQKLYQNDDLSVIEMQGYIESLINSVQSVYKKGGHNINITIDAEGVELDIDRAIPFGLILNELVSNSFKYAFPDDDENGKIYIHLRKNGGQGYFEYTDNGVGLPEDTDDRANSSMGIRLMNRLVNQLQSTLNIDKTSEGVRFWFNFK